Genomic segment of Oncorhynchus keta strain PuntledgeMale-10-30-2019 chromosome 12, Oket_V2, whole genome shotgun sequence:
TCTAGAGATGGATGTTTTCTTCAATGGAAGCAAGGGAACACAGACCAGCTCTGCTAATGAGTTTTTGATGGGACGGGAGCCATCCTCAGCTAGCAGAACATTTGGCGTTGGAAGCTCCATTGAGTCCCTAACCACACTATTCAGCATTGAACCTGGATTTGCTTCTATGGAGGTACAACTCTGATGATTGGGAGAGTCTAGGCTCTCCTGATATTCACCAGTTAGTCTCTGTTCTTCACCATGTCCAGAGGACTTTTCCATTCTGCAGTCTTCTGCAAAGGGATTATTTGGATCAAACTCAACCAAAGAGTCATGTTCCTCAGTATTCAATTGCTTATCTATTACATCAACTTTTGGCATTGTCTTCCCTGGAGGGTACTGGGGCCTAGAAGGTGCTGGACCTTTATTGTGTTTAGCCACCCTCAACCCCCCAGTGGCAGATGGCATTTCTTGTTCTGGTTGGTTCCCATGGTGGGTAGAGCTCTGGCCTCCACTTGTGTGTTCTGTTGTAGCTGTGGAGGAAAATCTCAGTGGTGTGATAATCTTTACTACACGTTGAGAGACCTTGGACATGGAGTCACCTATGTCCTTATGTCCCAGGTTCACTCTAGTCATACTCTGGTCCCTCTGTGTCTGGCTTGGAGCCTGGCTTGGTCTATCTGGAGCAGGACCCTTGTCCATCCTGACACTGGAATGGTCCTGACCACTAACACTCTCCTGGTTATCCCCGCATCCCACCAGTGACGTGGAAGATTGGCGTATTGGAGGAGGTGGCTGTTTTGTTGGCTTTGTTCGGGCGAGATTCACTGTGCCAGATTGAGCGTTGCCCTTGCCAGGCCAGTTGTCCATACGAGCCCAGCGCTGGTTGAAGGGCAGAGGGGCATGGTCTTTCTTCTCCATTAGATCAGTAGACGGGTCCTGGGTGCCTCTGGTTTCCCCATCGACTCTAGGGGATTCCATAGAAATCTCAATTTCAGGAGACAAGAACGATAAGAAGGGGTTGGAAGACACGTTAGGCTGAGAAGGGTTCACACATGAAGAGGGTCTGGAAGAAGAGGGATAGGGAGAATGCAGTAAGAGAAAACAAATCTGCACTTTACAGCTGTATAAGATGGTTGCCTTCACACATTTGAACTTGGCTGATGACAATGTCTAACTACCACACAtaaaaaatatacagtgccttgcgaaagtattcggcccccttgaactttgcgaccttttgccacatttcaggcttcaaacaaagatataaaactatttttttgtgaagaatcaacaacaagtgggacacaatcatgaagtggaacgacatttattggatatttctaacttttttaacaaatcaaaaactgaaaaattgggcgtgcaaacttattcagcccctttactttcagtgcagcaaactctccagatgttcagtgaggatctctgaatgatccaatgttgacctaaatgactaatgatgataaatacaatccacctgtgtgtaatcaagtctccgtataaatgcacctgcgctgtgatagtctcagaggtccgttaaaagcgcagagagcatcatgaagaacaaggaacacaccaggcaggtccgagatgctgttgtgaagaagtttaaagccggatttggattcaaaaagatttcccaagctttaaacatcccaaggagcactgtgcaagcgataatattgaaatggaaggagtatcagaccactgcaaatctaccaagacctggccatccctctaaactttcagctcatacaaggagaagactgatcagagatgcagccaagaggccatgatcactctggatgaactgcagagatctacagctgaggtgggagactctgtccataggacaacaatcagtcgtatattgcacaaatctggcctttatggaagagtggcaagaagaaagccatttcttaaagatatccataaaaagtgttgtttaaagtttgctacaagccacctgggagacaaacatgtggaagaaggtgctctggtcagatgaaaccaaaattgaactttttggcaacaatgcaaaatgttatgtttggcgtaaaagcaacacagcgcatcaccctgaacacaccatccccactgtcaaacatggtggtggcagcatcatggtttgggcctgcttttcttcagcagggacagggaagatggttaaaattgatgggaagatggatggagccaaatacaggaccattctggaagaaaacctgatggagtctgcaaaagacctgagactgggacggagatttgtcttccaacaagacaatgatccaaaacataaagcaaaatctacaatggaatggttcaaaaaaataacatatccaggtgttagaacgGCCAaatcaaagtccagacctgaatccaatcgagaatctgtggaaagaactgaaaactgctgttcacaaatgctctccatccaacctcactgagctcgagctgttttgcaaggaggaatgggggggggggaaaaaatcagtctctcgatgtgcaaaactgatagacataccccaagcgacttacagctgtaatcgcagcaaaaggtggcgctacaaagtattaacttaagggggctgaataattttgcacgcccaaattttcagtttttgaattgttaaaaaagtttgaaatatccaataaatatcgttccacttcatgattgtgtcccacttgttgttgattcttcacaaaaaaatacatttacttTGAATTCGCGAAAAGTGGGAGGTGTGGTCAAGAAAGACTGGCATATTTTATCATCGGACCCAGCTCTGCCAGCTGAATTTAAAAATCCACCACTTATTGTGTATAGGAGAGGTCGCAATTTACGTGATAAATTGGTTCATGCCAACTGCCAGCcacaaaagaaaatcagccaggCTCTTTTACACCCTCTAACAAATGGTAGCTATAAATGCAGATGCACACAGTGCAACAATATGATGAAGTGTGAATATTTCTGCCACCCACACACAGGAAAACGGTTCCAAATAAATGACATTACTACATGTTCCACCACCCATGTTATTTACatgattaaatgtccatgtgggctgtgttatgtcgGTAAAACCTCCGCTCTCTCAAACCGAGAATTAGTGAACATAAAAGTTAAATCAGGAGGAACTACAGGGATTATCCAGTCGCAGTACATTTTAATGACTTAAAGCATGACATTTCCATCTTTAGATTCTGTGGCATAGAGAAAGTTAAGATACCAGACAGGGGAGGTGATATTGATGATACTCTGAATAAAAGAGAATGTTTTTGGATTTTCAcctccagacattatttcctaaaggacttaatgatgaaatgcctatgtatgttatgttgtgAATTTGAACATGAATTATATGCCTATTTAAGATTATTCTGATGTTTTTCTTACCATGTACCCAATGCCTAATGAAAACTtgtcctcattgtggttttacagaCGTGTTTAATACGTCTTGTTTATACACTTTTGCAATATTTGTGAAACTcatattgttatatttggtagcacTTGTGTTTTTCCTTTGCCTCCAACCCCCTTCGATGTGTGGAACAGATGTCGGTGGGGCTAGGTCTACATAAGGGTGCAAATTTCAAAGAAATTCACAAAAGCTCTGACGgaggccgtgaggccgatacgtaagcttattaaatatcagtaatactatcaagagcagtgtgtggTTTCCTTTTTAATTCAACAATATCACTGGAAAtatccaaaaatatatatttttatatcggtcttcgacagaggggatcaagcttacagaggccaggtcatgaaggaaggcttgctcattaaagttttttagcaagtgtccatgacaaatcaggacaggtcgtttcactgagcagccattacgaacacaggctgtaaaacagtgatcaatAAGGTAAttacagaaaaaaaacagacggatacctatcaggattatttgtgaggataacatcaaggagagtagccttttctgggtctTTGGAGTCATACTTTGTGGGACTGGTAATAATCTGAGGAAGATTTAAGGAGTTCCATTGCTTTatggacttggtcaggtggtttaagcatgacccagtttaggtcacctagcaggacaaattcagacttagtgtaagaggccaggagagagcttagggcaggtagggtacagccCAGTGCTGATTGAGGACAATaaacacccagcaacagtcaacgaagagctatttgaaagtgtaatgcttaaaaccagcaaataaaattgtttggggacagactttaTGGAGACAACCAAGCAccgaaggtgatccttggtaaagattacAACTCCCACCTCTGGAAGATCTGTCTTgacgaaaaaggttataaccagaaaggttaacatcagtattcaaaacacttcttaaccacgtctcagtaatgaccaacatcTGGATTGTAGCTGTGAACCCCACCTTCAATTggtccattttaggtaataagcttctagtgttaacgtgcagaaaagtcaggcttttacgagagcagaaatcagtgaaacagatatcagagcacaagtcaaaattggggctagcaacagtagattggccagggtgtacatgcacatttccagatatcatcaacagtaatacaatcaaggcatGTTAGAGGACatggagagctctgcagtgttgaTTTATGACATTTGAACGTATattagatggcaacaagatcCTATTATACAGCCATTTCATTAGGTAACATGAGTACAAAGCCGGcaagaggtggttagaatagaaTGGGATGCCaaaagtctgtgtaaccaatagagagtcccgagtgtgggaacaaacagtctgtCCACCAGTTGGGtaaatttatcctctgcagcagagcttagcatatgtgggaactccttcaagactgttggaaaagcattcctcatgaagcttgttgagagaatgccaagagtgtgcaaagctgtcatcaaggcaaagggtggctatttgaagaatctcaaatagatttgcatttgtttaatacttttttggttactacatgattccatatgtgttctttcatagttttgatgtcttcactattgttctacaatgtagaaaatagtaaaaataaagaaaaaccctggaatgagtaggtgtccaaacttttgactggtactgtatagaagAAAAAAAGATTTGTTTCTAAAAATAAATAATGTCATGTCATGAAATAAACTAATGTCGAATTAaaattgaaagtgttattttttacttttatcaAAAACAAAAGTCTTGTTGGAATTCACACAGCAGAGAGGTAGACAACACAAACTACAGAGGGGGTGTTACATCCTAACAAAGTTGTTACTAGGGTGGGACTAATTCACCAGACAAGACAATGGGAGAAAGGATGCCATTTCATTTTATTAGGTCTTTATGAGGGACATGAAGGTTAGTTATAATGGTTAGGTTAGTTACACAAACACACTAGGGAACAGAAAGGTTATACATGTAGattttaaataataaaacaaatgtaaatgaTCAATATAAAAGGTAATGCTTGTAGCCTCTGAACCATTCCCTGTTCACATGACCCAACAGACTAGCCTTGACTATACTGAGTCATGTCATCCAATTGGATGGTTTCTTTGGTCCAGCCTCATCAGGATACTGATTCGCATGAGTCATTCAACATCAACGCCCTAGTTAAAAACTTCAGCAATCACCTAATGCTTTATGTCTCTCTGTAACACCTTTAATATGCCACCTGTAGAATCTTTATAACAAGGTATGATTGATTCATGGGAAGCGCAGCCAATCTCAGTTTAGCCAAAGGTTTCCAATACGAAGACACAAGGGATGTGTTTACACAGCAGCCAAGTTTTGATATTTACTCCACTAATTTGTCTTTTGAAGAATCATATCAGATATTTTCAGCTTAGAAAAATATCAGATGTGATCCGATTGGTCAAAAGATCAATTAGTGAAAAAGAAAatcagaattggtctgcctgCGTAAACACAGCCACAGCACTGCAATTTTCATGAAGGTATTAGATTACTTTagggcagggatgggcaactggtggcctGCGGCCCACCTTTTGAAGACCGTGGGGTCAATTTCTCAATTATTAATTTTTTGGAACttagtcggggtctcaacttactgttgagagttagaatagtagactacataaggtgcaattttgaaatttgATTGTGGATCAGCAGTTTTACTGATAGTCAGTAAAAAACAATTAGATTGCTAAGTTAGTTTAATAGCCGGCTATCTAAttatcatggtcgaattactggcTGGGGGGCCCCCAATTGATTTTGTCACTAAAGTCTTTGATAAAGCGACAGGTTTTCTGCTCAAATCTGAAATTTGTGCCACAGCTGTACAACTCCAATAAAATCCTCCCAATTGCATCCTGCTGAGTTTCTACAAGCAGCCTTACTGACTGTCCCACATCCATAAATCAGGCTTGTTGCCTGGCCTGATTAACTGGTTGTATAAAAGTATTCAGACAAATTGGCAGGTTTTCCACTCTAATCAGACTTGTGCCACCCTTCACTGACAGCACAGGAAAAGAGAATGTTAGCATAATTTACACAGTTCTGTTGGAAATTGGAAGATGAAAGAGGAAGTCTGAATGAGAGTTCAGTGAGGATACGAGACAGGGACATTAGTAGGTGTGTGTGGATGAGgagacagagcaagagaaacTTGTGTGTTGCTTTTGGAGACCACCTACTGCTTTTGCAGTCTAAATAACTAGTGCATCCATAATTTATGACACCCAAGGGgtaacacagttctggggaaacgagacagtgatggagtgtgcgtgtgtgtgtgtgtgtgtgtgtgtgtgtgtgtgtgtgtgtgtgtgtgcgcgttcgtgtgtgtgtgtgtggtttgggaGTGGGACTGACCTCTGCTTGACTGCTGATACTTTATTTGTTCGGCAGCTGATGGGACCAGTAGGAGAGGTTGTGGGGGTCTCCTCAAACAGGATATTTGAAGAGTTGTCATCACATGAAGTGGTAGGAGAGACTTCCTCAAAAGGATTATTGCACACGGTGGCCTCTGCCTCTCTATTCTGCTTCATCGGTTGTTCAACTTTGTCCAACTTTACCCTCACCTCCTCATGCTTTCGCTTTTTCTCCATCTGCGCATTCCTctttttctccttctctgtcatctcttcttcctgtcctctcaAATCCTCTTTTTTCATATTTTCTTCATCCACCCTAAACCTCTCTTTCACCTCCATCAGTTTTCCCTGCTCCTCATCTCTTCTTCTACCCTCTTCCCTTTCTTCTTCAAGCCTCGTTCTTTCTGCTTCTTCCTTTCTCAACATCTCCTGCTCAattctcctttcctcctcattCTTAATCTTCCTCTGCTCTTCTTCATTTCTCCGCAtatcatcctcctccctccttaacCTTTCTTCCTTTTCCCTAATCTTCCTCagctcttcctcctttctcagcctatcctcctcttctctcttaatTATTttgtcctcctccatcctctttatTCCCATTTCCTCTCTCAGCCAATCTTCCTCTGCGGTCTTCCTCACTCTTTCTTCCTCCtcaatcctcctcctcctttcctcctccttcctcagcctatcctcctctctcttcattcttTCTTCTTCAGcctctctcttcattcttccttcttcctcctccttcctcactcggtcctcctctctcttcattcttccttcttcctcctcctcaaacctcctttcttcctcctcattcctcctcactctgtcctcttctctcttcatgTTTTCAGCCTCCCTCTTCATtatttcttcttcctcctccagcctatcatcctctctcttcattcttccttcttcctccaaccgcctttcttcctcctcctcctctgctctgttTTCCTCCCTCTTCATTTTCTCTTCAGCCGCTCTCTTTATTCTTTCTtcacccctcctttcctcctcccttatTTTTCTCAGTATATCCTCCTGTTCCCTCCTTAgtctttctttctcctccctcatcttcctctcctcttcctctctttgcatactctcctcctgttctctcctaaTCCTTTCTTCCTCCTTAATCCTCTCATCTTTCTCCCTCTTCAATCTTTCCTCCACCTCCCTCATTTTCCTCTCGTCCTCCTTTCTCAGTATATCCTCCCTCATTATTTCATGTTCTCTCCTAATTCTTTCCTCTTCTTCCCACCTCTCTTgttcctccatttctctccttttctcctctaaCCTCCACTTTTCCTGGTCTTCCTTCCAAATGCTGTTGTCTCCCTCCACCttcagactcctctcctcttgttcctcTTCTAGCCTCatttcttccccctcctcctccgtaATCTTGCTTTTCTCTTGTTCCTCCTTCCTTATCCTCTCTTCCTCGTCTaacttcttcctctcctgctcttcctttttcttcctctcctcatccaacatagccctctcttcctcctctgcccAGGTTGAAGGCTGCTTCAGGGCCCTAAAGGAGTCCATGGAGGTGCCGGAGCTCTTACGACCCTGGGCCTTGCGCAGGTCTTCCACAGAGCCATGGCCTGAGCTGGCCAGGCTAAAGTTGGAGACTGTGCGGGCGCTCCGGGGCTGGGGCTCCTCTGTGTACATGTGAGTGCCGTTGATGCACAGGTTACTCTGCTCTGCAAGCGGGGCAGGAATCTTAGAGCGCCCTAGGGACAGAGAACTGCCTGTGCGCTTATGGGTCTGAAACTTGAATTTATTTTTACCTTTGgatgagaaagaaagaaacagggAAAGGTTAGATCCGCAAAGACATACTGTATAACATAAGCATTTTCTAATAGATAATGCTGCTATATTATCTACTGAATGGACAGCCTATGATGATCCTCACCTTCAGAGGAGTCCACATTGAGGCCTGTGGAGCGGCTGCCACTCAATGAGGAGTTCTTCTCAGGCAGAGGGCCCAGGACAGACATAGACTGAGACAGTCCGTGATGCTGCAGGTTAGActtgggagaaaagagagacttcagcttgtttttcttctttttctctcctttgtctgtacccccctctccctccccctcgctGTCCGTCAGAACCTGGGTGAAGGACGGTACCACGGCAGACGCAGTGTCCGACAGACCCTCCTTTTTGCCTCGCACCTTGTCCTTGAACCTTCCCAGGCGGGAGTGCGGCTTTTCTGTAGCAGAGAGGTCGAACATGCTGGCTGTCATGTTATTCTTCATAAACTGGATGTCCACCTGCACCTCTCCCCGGTCTTTGTCTGGCTTGCCTGCCTTGTCCAGCAGTTTATGCCATCTGACGAGAGAAAATCTGTATTATTTATCAAAACACTTCAACCGAATATAACTGGTATAAAACAAATGCTGTTCTTCCCCAAGAGATGTCACAAGAACTAAAGGTGTAAATGAATGTGAGACAGTGAAAAAAATCAAcataatattttatttttcagATGCCTGCCATCTCCTCCAGGGGGTCATGGCCATTGAAAATAACTTGTAAGTGAGCTCAGAAATAACTTGACATATGTAGGCAATAACCACTTATTttcagataacacacacactgttcagaGCGATCTGTCTGAACAATCCCAGTCTGCATAAGCAGAGGAAGGCTGAGGATCCAATAACGTATATTCACTTGCCTCTGGGCTTCCCCtccagctttaaaaaaaaaaaagacagtgTCTACATGGTGATAGCTTTTCACAAATAAAGAATGCTTTCACCCCGAGCATAGCTTTATTTAAGGATGCTATTTTTCCCCTTTTTGTTACAGGGTTCCAAGGGGGTTCCAAGGATTTATCATAACCAAGTGAATAATTCCAGTAAGTAGGGGCGGATGCCATTTTTCCTTTTACTGTTTAGAGTTTCTCCATGGAAACGGTGATCAGTACAGTAGCTCTCTGAATTGGCCCAAGGGTGAAGGGACCAGCGGAAATGACTGATGATGCGGTGAGTGTTCTGGAGAGTCAGTGTTTGGGCAATAATGATTCATACTAAATGTTCACCAGCAGGAACATTATGtatttcattctatttctatcacTGAGCCGTCCTAATAAATAGTTGTCACTACTCTGTTAAGACTGAATACCATGCCTTAAGTTGCCTTTTATGGTACATTAGTGTTTTAAGGGGGAACCGGGTTCCAGGAGTGAAATAATTTTGCAATGTTAAATGTAATTGATAGATTACATTGGAGGGTTCTGAGAGTGATTTTTTCCACCCCATGTCCCCCCTGCTACAGGGTATGCATGCTAAATATTGTCGGAGTCAATTCCAATCAATTTAGGTTCATATTTAATTAATGACTTTAGAAATCCCCAGGCACTTGTCTATTTATGAATGTAGTTCACAAAATATAAAATCAGAATACCAGAAATATAATTCCTCTATGCCTACAATCTGTTTCATGTAGAGGTTCACTAGTACAGAAGATTCCTTTTGAGGATATGAAGGTCAAAGTACAGAGACTTCAATAAATAGAATTCTTCATGCTGACTGGTTCAATGACCCTCAACAAATCACTATTGTATAAAACATCAAACTAGAGGGGTTAGTTTGTCTGTTTGTATTCTACATGTCATTATTATGTTATTCTAGAAGGTACACACATCTGTCAAAACAATCACTGATTTATAGTTTGGAACTGAACAATTAAGAGCTGAGGCAGCAGTAAAAGTCTGTCAAGCCAAACCCATAAGGCCTGAGGTTGTCTGTTCCTCAAACTCTTTCCTGAAAAAACAACCCAGTTGAAGTCTGGAGGGAAATGAAAAAGGACAGGAAGAGACAGCTAGGGGCCTTCGATCTGCAAGGttaggatgtgtgtgtgcgtgtgcgtgtgcgtgtgtgtgtcttatctCCAGTGAAGAACTCAATGTGAATCCAAACAAAGGCAATGAAAGAGACTGGCTACTCACAGAATGACAAATGTGATGAATCATTgaatggggtgagagagagcttCAACTCCATCATTATTACTGCAGCTGTGTTTTACAGAGGACCGGATGGGGAAAGGTAGCACAAGGTAAGTAGGGGTGGCAGCTGGGGTGgcaggttagagcattgggccagtaactaaaaggttgctggttcgaatacgCAAGGTGCTCGAATACCCAAGGCACATAGTAGTATAGTGACCCTGGAGAAAATAAGGGCTATGGTTGACCTTGTAGAacaacacatttacacacacacacacacacacacacacacacacacacacacacacatacatattgtggcaaagggggtcgagtgataagtggcagatatgtgagagcagagctaataaacgggctctgcccgatcactaaaatggccacccgtcagaactacagatcacaaaatggccgaccgccaaaactacaagtcccagaagcaaggggaaccctcagaaggtggagccgactcacagataaagggtcaagaaaaaccaggaagaggaagagagagtgctggaaggagctatgaacaatagagaaagagactatagagattggctggatttaccgtgtatgagctggattgtttggacttacctgttggcgtttggacctggacctaccgagaacccgattcgtgtaccgaaccctgctatccttgacctcgcctacggcctgggtggaccaggacggagaaacaaacacacaggtactgtcctgtttgaaagaactctcattcttgggtgatttggtgacagtttaccacttagtttgtgacaaacgctcctaaccttgaagaggtttgccacacaTGGTGGAGGATGCAAGCATGGACTAACATACCACTGGTTAGGTAGAAggaaaaattaaataaatgttcagttagcactccaaaggagagtcaggttttttttgtttgtttttgctttgtttggGTAGGACAGTTTCAGGAAAATGAGTATGGAGGGAGCCATACAGGCCCTGTTACAAGCGGCGGCCGCCCAACAAGAGGCAACTAGAGCTCAACAAATAGTTAATCAGGATGCAATGCGAATGTATCAGGACACGTTACAGATCCAGCACCGCACCAACCAGCTGCTC
This window contains:
- the LOC118370481 gene encoding uncharacterized protein LOC118370481 isoform X3, with the translated sequence MSLSDQSRQCYPTSVQVTVVQARSLRIKGKNGTNDAYAIMQVAKDKFASSVAENSVAPVWKEEATFELPLFHNGNTEKCTLHVHVMHRALVGPDKLLGQAVINLLELSEVKSRNKTEWHKLLDKAGKPDKDRGEVQVDIQFMKNNMTASMFDLSATEKPHSRLGRFKDKSNLQHHGLSQSMSVLGPLPEKNSSLSGSRSTGLNVDSSEGKNKFKFQTHKRTGSSLSLGRSKIPAPLAEQSNLCINGTHMYTEEPQPRSARTVSNFSLASSGHGSVEDLRKAQGRKSSGTSMDSFRALKQPSTWAEEEERAMLDEERKKKEEQERKKLDEEERIRKEEQEKSKITEEEGEEMRLEEEQEERSLKVEGDNSIWKEDQEKWRLEEKRREMEEQERWEEEERIRREHEIMREDILRKEDERKMREVEERLKREKDERIKEEERIRREQEESMQREEEERKMREEKERLRREQEDILRKIREEERRGEERIKRAAEEKMKREENRAEEEEEERRLEEEGRMKREDDRLEEEEEIMKREAENMKREEDRVRRNEEEERRFEEEEEGRMKREEDRVRKEEEEGRMKREAEEERMKREEDRLRKEEERRRRIEEEERVRKTAEEDWLREEMGIKRMEEDKIIKREEEDRLRKEEELRKIREKEERLRREEDDMRRNEEEQRKIKNEEERRIEQEMLRKEEAERTRLEEEREEGRRRDEEQGKLMEVKERFRVDEENMKKEDLRGQEEEMTEKEKKRNAQMEKKRKHEEVRVKLDKVEQPMKQNREAEATVCNNPFEEVSPTTSCDDNSSNILFEETPTTSPTGPISCRTNKVSAVKQRPSSCVNPSQPNVSSNPFLSFLSPEIEISMESPRVDGETRGTQDPSTDLMEKKDHAPLPFNQRWARMDNWPGKGNAQSGTVNLARTKPTKQPPPPIRQSSTSLVGCGDNQESVSGQDHSSVRMDKGPAPDRPSQAPSQTQRDQSMTRVNLGHKDIGDSMSKVSQRVVKIITPLRFSSTATTEHTSGGQSSTHHGNQPEQEMPSATGGLRVAKHNKGPAPSRPQYPPGKTMPKVDVIDKQLNTEEHDSLVEFDPNNPFAEDCRMEKSSGHGEEQRLTGEYQESLDSPNHQSCTSIEANPGSMLNSVVRDSMELPTPNVLLAEDGSRPIKNSLAELVCVPLLPLKKTSISREEDTGKHSSVKLQSPGVSSLRKLSSSISEKLQNRGVGMALTCVTIAQPPCVPSPAPSILPQPKPLKGSGGRSNCPPQISSLPGQRTLLQAGAMSSVAEHCSGEEAGRRGDRPTSSTRRPHPVKPLSSLENQPSSNIQERQAGISTGILGVLQEKIKVKDTGVKGQYSQLTQEELISLVVKQQDQLSKRDNKIKELEQYIDNLLVRIIEEQPSILMSMNSLK
- the LOC118370481 gene encoding uncharacterized protein LOC118370481 isoform X1, with the translated sequence MSLSDQSRQCYPTSVQVTVVQARSLRIKGKNGTNDAYAIMQVAKDKFASSVAENSVAPVWKEEATFELPLFHNGNTEKCTLHVHVMHRALVGPDKLLGQAVINLLELSEVKSRNKTEWHKLLDKAGKPDKDRGEVQVDIQFMKNNMTASMFDLSATEKPHSRLGRFKDKVRGKKEGLSDTASAVVPSFTQVLTDSEGEGEGGTDKGEKKKKNKLKSLFSPKSNLQHHGLSQSMSVLGPLPEKNSSLSGSRSTGLNVDSSEGKNKFKFQTHKRTGSSLSLGRSKIPAPLAEQSNLCINGTHMYTEEPQPRSARTVSNFSLASSGHGSVEDLRKAQGRKSSGTSMDSFRALKQPSTWAEEEERAMLDEERKKKEEQERKKLDEEERIRKEEQEKSKITEEEGEEMRLEEEQEERSLKVEGDNSIWKEDQEKWRLEEKRREMEEQERWEEEERIRREHEIMREDILRKEDERKMREVEERLKREKDERIKEEERIRREQEESMQREEEERKMREEKERLRREQEDILRKIREEERRGEERIKRAAEEKMKREENRAEEEEEERRLEEEGRMKREDDRLEEEEEIMKREAENMKREEDRVRRNEEEERRFEEEEEGRMKREEDRVRKEEEEGRMKREAEEERMKREEDRLRKEEERRRRIEEEERVRKTAEEDWLREEMGIKRMEEDKIIKREEEDRLRKEEELRKIREKEERLRREEDDMRRNEEEQRKIKNEEERRIEQEMLRKEEAERTRLEEEREEGRRRDEEQGKLMEVKERFRVDEENMKKEDLRGQEEEMTEKEKKRNAQMEKKRKHEEVRVKLDKVEQPMKQNREAEATVCNNPFEEVSPTTSCDDNSSNILFEETPTTSPTGPISCRTNKVSAVKQRPSSCVNPSQPNVSSNPFLSFLSPEIEISMESPRVDGETRGTQDPSTDLMEKKDHAPLPFNQRWARMDNWPGKGNAQSGTVNLARTKPTKQPPPPIRQSSTSLVGCGDNQESVSGQDHSSVRMDKGPAPDRPSQAPSQTQRDQSMTRVNLGHKDIGDSMSKVSQRVVKIITPLRFSSTATTEHTSGGQSSTHHGNQPEQEMPSATGGLRVAKHNKGPAPSRPQYPPGKTMPKVDVIDKQLNTEEHDSLVEFDPNNPFAEDCRMEKSSGHGEEQRLTGEYQESLDSPNHQSCTSIEANPGSMLNSVVRDSMELPTPNVLLAEDGSRPIKNSLAELVCVPLLPLKKTSISREEDTGKHSSVKLQSPGVSSLRKLSSSISEKLQNRGVGMALTCVTIAQPPCVPSPAPSILPQPKPLKGSGGRSNCPPQISSLPGQRTLLQAGAMSSVAEHCSGEEAGRRGDRPTSSTRRPHPVKPLSSLENQPSSNIQERQAGISTGILGVLQEKIKVKDTGVKGQYSQLTQEELISLVVKQQDQLSKRDNKIKELEQYIDNLLVRIIEEQPSILMSMNSLK